From the genome of Nicotiana tabacum cultivar K326 chromosome 17, ASM71507v2, whole genome shotgun sequence:
AAGTCTCCCAGCCCTCTCCTGCTACCTGCCAAGGTTTGGTCCATCTTTAATCTGTTCAAATTTTCTCTTACATAGATGAAGCATTGGAGATTCTCCTAAAAAATGAGGAGAAAGATAAAAGCACGCTATCTTCTTAATGAAGATTCCATGACCTCCGCAGGATGCTGTTACTCCACTTTCTGAATCAGAAGCCATTGATTTAGTTAAGACATGTTTCGTTTCAGCAACAGAAAGGGATATATACACTGTAAGTCATTTATATGATGCCTTTTAGGCAATCTGTTGTAAAATTCAAATTCGTTTACTTTTTGGACTTTGGGTTCATTAAGCACGACCAAACTTCCAATTGCCTTTCCCTTTTTCTCCCCCTCTCCTCCAGCCCCCACTTTGGCTCTGCTTTACATATTTTACAAATAAATGTTTTAGGTGGTCTTTTCCTATATAATTAGTTGACGGGAGAAACTTTGTTTCACATGATTAGGAAAAAACAATTACCATCAGCCTATATTTCTGAATATTATTGCTCCGCTTAATTGCAGGGTGACAGGCTGGAGATAGTCGTATTAAATGCTGATGGCATTCGTAGGGAAGAAATGGATCTGAGGAAAGATTAATTTCTTGTTTCTCGTTCCTGAGTTTCTTCTTTCATTTAGCTTGTAAGGCGAGATTGCGTGTAGACAGTTAACTCCACCAAATATTTCTGTAGATCATTGCCCATCTGTTGTTAATGTTCGATCATCAATGAATGCAAGGAACTGAATTTCGTATTACAAAATATTTTGCTAAATTATAAAAAGATTGGCAGTTTAAACTAGTAGTTTTGTTTGAAAAAGGAGGTAAGAGGTTCAGAGGGGTTGGTGGGATTAGCTGTCAGCTTCTCCTACCTAGTGGTGTCCTTGGGAAACTATCGGTGGGGCTTCTTCCAAAGTGGATTTTTTAATTTATCTGGTAAGCTTTCATAAGAAAGGAAACTTTATTGGCTCAAATTGGTGTGTACAATGGATAGCTTTGGGATCAGAATGGTGCTTCTGTTTCTTTAAATTTTTACGAGAGGCTCAAATCTGTACCTTCTGACATTTGGCTAACGTCCCTTTCAAAATGATGATATATATGCAACTGTATTGATATAAGCGTCTGGACGCTGATAATAAACAGAAAATATCAGGTTATGGTTTAATCATGTTTATATTTGGCTCTTTTTGTTGTAAACTGGTTTCTTGCATGTACATTACAAGTTTTAAGGGATGATTGGTAAGCCCAATCTTTCTTCTGTCCACTAATTTGGCTGGAATAAAGCAGTTAatactttttctttaaaattattaatgaCCTTTCTTCAGATTTTAAGTAGAGTCAAGActcaacttcaaccaaatattgtCCGGGTGCGTACATTTTTGTCCATGTAAtgctattttttcttttaaaaattaaccTTTCTTCTGATGCCTCAGTTTGAGCATATTGCCAGCTTTTGTGATGTTGAAATAACAATACTAGAAAAGAGAGATGACCTGGAATTAGGCTTGGATTGAGAACCCAAAATGATCTTTCTCCACAGATAGCACTATGTAAAGCCCACGCCTATCCTAATCAAAACGGTGGCATTCTACATCTAAAGTGCCAACTTTATACGGAAAAGATTCGCATGCTAATGCTGTTGTAGTTTGACCTCATTTGGTTCAAACCTCTcttcaatatatttatttaatgaatGGAAACAAAGTGGCATTTTCGAATATACTTCATATTTTTCTCATGGATTTATGTTGCCCCACTAGGCATATTTTGCCTTTACTAAAAGCACGATCATGGATTTCTGCTCGTCACCATTTGGACCACTTTTGGTTCCTTTtatagaaaaattaaattataagtCACTATAGTTAATaattcaaattaaaatttataaaatattaatagtGTCATATAAGATGGAGTAATTAACAGGCACCTGAAGATTTTGGTCATATTATAACTCGCTTGTTAAGGTGGCTTTTGAGGATATATTTAGTCCCTCACTTGTGTTGACATGTTAAATAGAAGTTGCACGCAGCATCTTGCATTTACACAGGATTCAAAAAAACGCCGCATCCTAAGAGTGTGATGTAGGTAGCCTACCTTGATGTAAGTATCAGTACATTAATGACCGATTTGCACGGCTCAAACCCGTAACCTATAAGTCTGTGCTGACATGTTGATCTTTCCCCCCCCTCCTTTTACAGCTTACACTTGGAATTTTTTTCTCCCTTTGGCAGTAGGTGTCGGAGTAAAATTTAGTACTAGTATTAATAGTTCATGCAAGTATTAGGAAGTTGTCTGCTTTTGCCAAGTGGTGAAAAGGTTTGTGGAAATTAAGATGGCGAGTTTGTCAAGCATTCCTTCAGCCTCGTCAATGTTCCAGGCCTATGCCTCAATGACTGCTTCAATAACCCTTTTAAAGACAATGCTGAATCAAGTGGTTCCTCGTCAAGTCCAGTACTATATTGTCTCCAAAATTCGTAGTTATTATCGTCCTCATTCATCAAACATAACTCTGGTTATAGGAGAAAAAGATGGCATAGCTATCAACGAAGTCTATAATGCTGCTGAAATCTACTTGTCAGCCAAAACCAGCCCCGAATTTCAACGTTTCAGAGTTAGCAAAAAACCTAAAGACCCAAACGTGAACGTAAAATTCGGCAATTGTGGAAAAATTACTGATTCTTTTGAAGGGATTCAATTGGTCTGGAGGTACGTTCACGAAGCTGGCGCAAAGAACTTCTCACAAGACGGTGATTCTGGTCGTGGTAATTTTGCTTCTGAGAAACGTACTTACTTTGAGCTAAGCTTCAAAAAGCAACACAAGGAAAAAATCGTGAATTGTTACATCCCTTTTGTACTTGAAAAAGCCAAAGTCATGTCTGATGAGAAAAAGGTTGTCAAGTTGAATTCTCTAGCTAATGGTCCAACTTATAATTCTATACTTTGGGATTCCGTCAACCTTGAGCACCCTTCAACTTTTGAGACACTAGCATTAGAAACAGCACTGAAGAAAGCTATAATAGAGGATCTTGATAGGTTTTTAAAGAGTAAAGAGTTTTATAGGAGAGTAGGAAAAGCTTGGAAAAGAGGATACTTGTTGTATGGACCACCAGGGACAGGGAAATCAAATTTGATTGCAGCAATAGCTAATTATCTAAAATTTGATATTTATGATTTAGACTTGTCTCATATAAGGAGAGACTCCGATTTGAGAAAGCTGCTGTTGAGCACCAAGAATAGGTCTATACTTGTCATTGAAGACATTGATTGCAGTGTGGATCTGCCTGAGAGAACTCAAAATCGCACTAATCATGCTGAATATGGTCGTTCACGAGATCGTGAGGTTAGTGTTCTCGTCACCCAAATTCCTTACCTTATTTTTGGAACATGTATTTAAATGGTGATTAACTATATTATCCTTCATATTGTACTAGTAGTTCAAATTATCATGGGTATacatatatgcacatatataGAGACTAACTACTACGATTAATATGTATGTGTGTACTATG
Proteins encoded in this window:
- the LOC107798888 gene encoding AAA-ATPase At5g17760-like gives rise to the protein MASLSSIPSASSMFQAYASMTASITLLKTMLNQVVPRQVQYYIVSKIRSYYRPHSSNITLVIGEKDGIAINEVYNAAEIYLSAKTSPEFQRFRVSKKPKDPNVNVKFGNCGKITDSFEGIQLVWRYVHEAGAKNFSQDGDSGRGNFASEKRTYFELSFKKQHKEKIVNCYIPFVLEKAKVMSDEKKVVKLNSLANGPTYNSILWDSVNLEHPSTFETLALETALKKAIIEDLDRFLKSKEFYRRVGKAWKRGYLLYGPPGTGKSNLIAAIANYLKFDIYDLDLSHIRRDSDLRKLLLSTKNRSILVIEDIDCSVDLPERTQNRTNHAEYGRSRDRELTLGGLLNFIDGLWSSSADERVIIFTTNHKERLDPALLRPGRMDMHIHMSYLTSESFKVLAANYLEIHDTRQGYFREIEELIEGVQVTPAEVAEELMKSEDADVCLGGLVNFLKRKRISNTEEEAPKDNNTTHDGIQLPEVKRRKAA